Genomic window (Oryza sativa Japonica Group chromosome 3, ASM3414082v1):
GTTTTGTCTTGCAGATGTTGTTGCTCATATGCTGAATAGAGGAATTTATCATCAAACCGTTGCTACAATAATTGCATTTGAACTTCAGGATGCATTCCCGCTTTCTGCGATAGCGACTTGTGTCATTGAGAGAGTTGGGCGTACAAAGGATCAAGACAGTCAAGAACAGCACCATCTGCCAGGATCGGTACCTTTGTCGTTTATCACACTATCAGCTTATTATCATATATTCCTTCTGTTAATGCATATATTTAATTACTGTTATATGATGTGTTATTTTCAATACTCAACTCCTGCTATATGTACTTTGCACTACCAGTAACCTATTACAAGTGGTTTACATGATTTAATGTTTGACATGATATATTCTTTCCGTTAGTGCATATATTTGATTACCGTTATATGATGTGTTATATTCAGTACTCAACTCCTGCTATATAGTGTAGATTACACTTTGCACCACCTTTTTGTGTTTTTGTGTCACCTTGCGCCACCATTAAGGATTTGTATCACCCTGCACCACATTTTACTATCAATTTTTCAACCTGTGCCACATTTAACCAATAGGCGTTAACTTCCACCGATTAATGCATCCATCCAATTGATGTGCGCACCAATACCTTCAACAGGTCCTTTTTAGCGCCAACACCAGACAAATTGCACAATTAGATTTATATGACTGCTGAAATGTAACAAACTTCATGTCACCATACCTATAAGCAATAAACTAAAATGACTGTAGAGGTTCATATTGTAGCAAAGACTAAATAAACACCATGCCACCAAATTCCTCCAGTATTATGTGAGCCAATCCCTTTTGCATCTGTTGGCTGTTGCTGAAACACTGGTACTTCATCAATGTTAAACACATCCAAGTCAGCATTGACATCAAACAGGTCTTCCGCATCAGTGTCAGTGTGTCACTTATGGTCCTTGTCTATCCTACTGCTCATCTAAGCAATCTGCTTTAAGTTCTTTATTCTCCTCTTCCAAGATTGATAAGTCTTCATAGTTATCATCAAAAGATTGATGATCAGCTAGCGAAACCATAGGTTGCAACTAAACTAAATTCTCCAACCCATTCCaaccaacaaaaacaaaaagtaaATTGGATGCCAACCATGTTTATGAACTAATCTCTTCCCATCAGAGAACATCTTCTTGAGAGTCGCTGTGTGATGGTGGTAGGATCTGAAGTGGGGTGCGGAATGCTGACTGCTCGCGCCGTTGCTTGGCAGCGGCACTGGGACCAGGGTCAGGGCATGGGTGCGGTACCCATCATGTGTTGTGGGGCACATCGGTGGGTTGTGCTGATTCAGCACTGATCGAACAATAGGAAGAAAAAAGTGGTGCAGAGTGATGCAATTCCTTAAAGGTGGTGCAATGTGAGTATGTGACAGTGTAAATTAATCTCTATGTTTCTATATAGTTTGTgtgtctctgtgtgtgtgtgtgtgtgtgtgtgtgtgtttccaGCCTCATCCCTAATGTTGTATAACCATTTCTGTGCAGAAAGAGAATGATGAAGAGAAGCTAGCTCTACTGAGATTACTATCCAAATACGTGGAGGATCCAAAACAATGTTCCACAGAGAATTTCAGCATTGCTGATAGGATTGCGATGCTGGAACAAAGCCTCGCAAAGCCACATCAAGCATTTACAGGAACAAAGCGCAAGAGGACAGCACAGGAGGACAGTGTAGAATGCACTCGAGGGCCTAAATGTTCATACACTCCAGCTGCTTCTAGTGCCTCACGTAACAAAAATCTTGAAGGATAGAAGCAGCATATCTGTTCAATTAACTCAGAGTTCGCCAAACTTTGTTGGGGATCCAGTTGAACCCTGTGGACAATAGAATTGCTCTACCTAGCAAGGTGTGAAAAGTATAACCATGTTTTCGTTTAATTTTCTTGTGGCAAGCTTAGCCAGACTTGCCTAGTAAGCACATTATCTTTCTACATGTTTGTTAAGGGATGCATTTTGGGGTTGGGGGTCTGAACCTAGGAAATGTGCATCATCCTTAGCATCATTTCAATAGTGGCCTCATTAAGAAAGCTCCGTTTACTTATTCCTATATTAGTGAGTCGTACAACGTTGTTGTTTATGTTTCTAACTATAATACTTATGATATATCATGGACTTACGTATTTAAAATCATTTTCATCAACATCCACTAGTATTTGGCCAGACTTGTTAGGCCTTATTAGTTGAGTAAGGGTCTTTTAAAATATCTTTTCCATTTGGAGAAGATATGGATGAGTTCTGGAATATAATCGAAACTTTGTATGAAGTGCATTTTCATTTCAATTGGCACAATTTTCTGTCAATTTTTAATCTGCACCACATTGAACCAAAAAACACTACTGTTTATTTGATATACCATAGTGGATTCCATTACTGGTTCatggtaaaaaaagaaaataaacacgATGCCACCAAATCGTCCAATCTTTGAGCCAACCCTTTTTTCCATCTGTTGCTCAAAATTCAAGTCAGCAATGGCATCGAACAAGTCTTCACCATTGGTGTCACCCTCACAATGAAAGTCCTTACCTACCCTACTTTTCATCTCAGCAATCTGGTTcaagttctttttttccctcctcGAAAGCATATTCTGCATCATCCTCATCAGAAGATTGATAATCACCTAGCTGCAAGGTATGATTCTCCTAATCCATGTCATTGTCATCATCATCTTACTAAGGGAAGCATGCTCTTGTTCATCTATAGTAACAATGGTCGATGATATTGTAGAATCAACAATATTTTTCCAGTGGAGATAAAATCCTATTGTCATCTATCACCATGTAAAACAAGACTGAAACATTACAATTCAACTACATATCTAAAAAGGAAAATTGTACTCCAAGCTGAAACCCCAGGTTGcagctattcttttttttttatctccaaTCCATTCCAATCAACCAAAAAAAAGTAAATGGGATGCCGACCTCTAGGTTTTGAACCAATCTCTTCTCACCAGAGATATCCTCCTTAAGCGTTGTCTGGCAACGTCAGTATCTGAACTAGGGTGCCAAAAGCTGGCTGATTGTGCTGTCGCTTCGCAGCTCTCCTGGGAGGCTGGGACCAGGGGTCGGGACATGGGGTGTGTGCATCATGGGTCCTTCATATTCAGTGTAAATTGAACAATGGGAAACAAAAAATGGTCTAGAATGACACAATCCCTTAAAGGTGGTGCAATGTGAACACAAAGGCACACATAGGTGGTTCACAATGTAAtttgctctatatttttttgtaGTTGTGTGTGTGCGCTCACGCGCATCTGTTTGTTTTGCTGTAATGTGCGTATGTGTTTTGTCGGCCACATCCCTAATGTCTATGTGCAATAATTTGTGTGCAGAAAGAGAATGACTAAGAGAAGTCGGCTCTATTGAGATAACTAATATGTGGAGGATCAGAAACAATGTTCCCTAGAGGTTTCTTGTTTCAGTATTCCTGATAGGGTTGCGCTGCTAGAACAATGCCTCGGAAAGCCACAGCAAGCCTTTATATGGGAACAAAGTGTAAGAGGACAGCACAGGAGGGCAGTTTAGGGTGCACTCGAGGGCCTAAATGTCCATTCACTCCAGCTGCTTGCAATGCATCACCTAACAGTAATCTTGAAGGAGCAAATTGCTCAACCTAGCAAGGTGTGAAAAATACTACCACattttcatttaatttcttGTGGCAAGCTCGGTGAGACTTGCCTAGTAAGCTCACCATATTTCTACATGTTTGCTAAGTGATGCATTTTGGGTTGGGCTGTTGGGTTCTGAAAGACTGAAACTAGGAAATGCACATCatcgttcctttttttttttttgaaaaaagaaaattagcaTCAGTTTGAGTATTGGTCTCATTAAGAAGGTCAGTTTACTTGGCATATCAATGAGTTGTACAGCTTTGTTGTATCAATTTCTAACTATAGTACTTATGATAAACCATTGGTTTAcatgttcaaaaatcattttcATCAACATCTACTAGCGTTTGACTAGACTTGTTAGGCCTTATTAGTGGAGTTATGTTTACGGTCTTTTAAAGCACCTTTCCATTTGGAGAATCTATGGATGAGGATGAGTCATAATCCAAAATTACAAACTCTGTGAATTGTGAAGAGCATTTTTCATTTGGAGAATCATGCATGAGTTCTGGGATATAATTGAAACTTAATGCAAAGTGCATTTTTAATTTGGAGAACCTATGCAATGCATAAGTTCTGAAATATAACCCAAAGTTTATGCAAGGTACATTTTCCATTTGGAGAAGCTATGCCTGAGTTCCTGGATGTTATCCAAACTCTAtacaaagtgtttttttttttttcattttggagAGGGTATTCATGAGTTCTGGAATGAAATTCAGACTCTATGTCAAGTGCATTTTTTGTTTGGAGAAGCTATCTGTTTGTTCTGGAATATAATCCAAACTAAATAGATGCACATTTTTCATTTAGAGAATCTATGCATGAGTTCTGGAATATAACCCAAACTCAAAGCAAAGTGCATTTTCCATTTGGAGAAGCTCGCTCCGTTTGCTGCTCCGTTTGTCAAAACTTGCTTATCTTTCGATTTCAGAATTTacattgattttgtttgaagaGTGCAATTCTCTACAAAACACATGATCTTTGAATGTTTTTTAAGAATTCATGTTCATGCATTTTAATTCTTTTTCAAGCACCCCCTATCTGCACACTGGTCTGGAAATCTGGTTCACAGTTCACACGTTTTTTGCATGAGGGCACAGGGAGAGAGTGGTAGTTGCAGGCTGCTTCCAAACTTCCACCTACCTCCACAGTGTTAGAGATCCCTTCCCATTTGCTGAGTAGGAAGCTTTCACTCTCTAGTAGTAGGTGTGTCCTTTACATTTGCTAGTCTCCACTTTccgagctcgatcgatcgagcatggAAGCCACAACCTCCAGCTTGCTCGTGCGCCCCGTCGACACGCggctctccgccgcctccctccccatcgTCGTCCGCGCCCGCCGGCGCGTGGCCGtcgtcacggcggcggcgccggagcggaagccggccgcggcggcgagcagcagcaaCTACGTGGTGGTGCCGCTGGACGCGGCGCCGTCGGGGATCACGCGGCCGCTGGTGGAAATCCTGCGCGACCTCAACAAGCGCGTCCCCGACACCGTCGTCcgttcctcccgccgccgcgcgtcgcccTCCGATCCGGTCATCCCCTGGTACGGAACAACCTATACATCCTTGGCCTTTGCTTGTGCTACTGGTAAAGCACTGCAGATCTTGCTGCCATACACATTTGCTTGCAACAAGGAGCACTCGCGATATTCAGGCTCATGTACAGCATCGACCAATGACGCTCAGATCCTCACATTTCTAGTGGCACACTCTCAAGAGTCAAGACACAAAAAGAAGTTTGTTCCTTGCTGATGTTTCACGGTTTCTTGTAGGTATCATGCCAACAGGATGCTAAGCTTTTATGCTCCAGGTAAGCATATCTCGTGTACTCTATACCTGAATCTAATACCGAGCTAACGGTGCTGAACATTAATTTGTAATCACAAAATCGATGCCAGTCACTGGTTCACCCCTTCTGTGCTTGCTCTTTTGAAAGCAACATGAGCAAATAAAGTTACATAAGTAGTATGTGTTGTATACATAACCTACATATGTACTAGCTTCCAGGATGCTGAATAAGTACCGTGTGTTGTACACATAAACTGCATATGCCGTTTTCAGGATGCTAAATAAGTAGTGTGTGTTGGTACACATAACCTGCATATGTAGCTTTCAGGATGCTGAATATGTAGTGTGTACTGTACACATAACCTTTATAGGCAGCTTAAAGGATGCTGTCATGATGAATAAGTGTATTTTGTACGCATAACTTGCAAATGCTGCTTCCAGGTGCTGAATAAGTAGTGTGTTTTGTACACATAACCTGCATATGCAGCTTCCGGGATGCTGAATTCTCTCTCATTTCAACTTATAATTGTTTCCTTCTGATGATTGTCAACATTTACTTGCTCTACCTGTCCTATGTCTGTTGAAATACTCCAACGACTACCAAATTTAACACCTTTAATCATTTCCAGTGGATGATAGTCACATTTCCTTGCTTGATCTATCCTTTATCTACTTGAAATGCACTGGTCATGCCAACTCTTCAGTCTTTTACACCGTTCTTGGATTTCCACTCATATTATCACTGTTTTTTTTGGAAACATCAGGCTGGTGTGGAGAGGTCCGTGATGTTATTTACACTGACAATGGGAAAGTGACAGTGATATATCGTGTCACAGTACGAGGAACAGATGGAGAGGTAAGTTTAAAGGTGTTGCCTCTTCTTGAAGTCTTGTGATTTTTTCTCTGGAAGCTTCACTTTCTCTATTGCCATTCTCACTTACATATACATGGGATGGGCCCTCTTCAATAGATGGGCTAGCACACAAGACACACACACATAACTAGTCTATTTACAGCccaacactccccctcaagatgGGTGATAGATATCTATCATACCCATCTTGTCACATGAACAATTACACTCTTTAACACCTAAGCCCTTTGTTAAACAATCAGCaacttgtccaccagacgttacAAATCCTAATTCCAACACTCCCTCGTCCAATTTTTCCTTGATAAAGAAACGATCTATCTCCACATGCTTTGTTCTATCATGTTGGACTGGATTATTAGCAATGTTAATAGCTGACTTATTATCACACAATAGCTTCATGGGAGTGTTCCCCAAAATTTTCAGCTCAACTAGAAGATTTCTTAACCACAACAACTCACTTAAACTCGCTGCCATTGCCCTGTATTCTGCTTCAGCAGTTGAGCGAGACACTACGGATTGTTTCTTGCTTCTCCAAGATACCAAGTTGCCACCAACATAAACACAATAGCCTGAAGTTGACCTTCTATCATCAAGACAGCTAGCCCAATCTGCATCACAATACCCTTCTATCTTAAGATGTCCATTTTTCTTGAACCATAAGCCTTTGCCTGGACTTCCCTTCAGATATCTCAAGATTCTATACACCGCCTCCATATGACTACTTCTTGGATCATGCATATATCGACTCACCATACTGACAGCATATGTTATGTCAGGTCGTGTATGACATAGATATATCAGTCTTCCCACCAATCTTTGGTATCTTTCCCTATTCACTGGATCTCCAGACTCCGCACATAACTTATGATTTTGATCAATTGGTGTAGAGACTGGGCAACATCCAAGCATACCTGTTTCACTAAGCAAGTCCAATACATATTTTCGCTGTGAAATAACTATCCCTCTAGGAGATCTTGCAATTTCAATACCCAGAAAATATCTCAACTGGCCTAGGTCCTTGACCTCAAATTCTTTGCTTAGATTCCGTTTCAACCTAGTTATCTCCAAGCAATCATTTCCAGTGATaatcatatcatcaacatagACAGCAAGAATGGTTATATGATCTCCACTATGATGATAGAAAACTGTATGATCTCCATTACATTGCTTATAGTCCATAGCACACATTGCACGCCTAAACCGATCAAACCATGCTCTTGGTGACTGTTTAAGACCATACAAAGATTTCTTCAATCTCAACACCTTTCCTTTAGTTTGTGAAGTGGCAAATCCAGGTGGGACATCCATATACACCTCTTCTTGAAGATCTCTATGTAAGAATGCATTCTTGACATCTAACTGATGCAATGGCCAATCAAAATTAGCTGCACAAGATATAAGAGTTCTTACCGTGCTCATCTTTGCTACTggtgcaaaagtttcatcataatcaatTCCATATGTTTGACTA
Coding sequences:
- the LOC4334803 gene encoding DNA repair RAD52-like protein 2, chloroplastic, yielding MEATTSSLLVRPVDTRLSAASLPIVVRARRRVAVVTAAAPERKPAAAASSSNYVVVPLDAAPSGITRPLVEILRDLNKRVPDTVVRSSRRRASPSDPVIPWYHANRMLSFYAPGWCGEVRDVIYTDNGKVTVIYRVTVRGTDGEVHREAAGTTSLNDARFDDPVAAAEEAAFCKACARFGFGLYLYHEDETP